In the genome of Chelonia mydas isolate rCheMyd1 chromosome 26, rCheMyd1.pri.v2, whole genome shotgun sequence, one region contains:
- the GNRH1 gene encoding progonadoliberin-1, with product MTGTTGRIFSEEAELELFIQQLLSSSRMEKTMKLFVSFLLFILSVEICLAQHWSYGLQPGGKRDAENLVESFQELAREMEKIGELQHFECTGPHQRSMLGGLKGALAGLIEGEAERKKI from the exons ATGACAGGTACAACAGGTAGGATATTCTCTGAAGAAGCAGAGTTGGAATTATTCATTCAGCAGCTCCTCTCATCAAGCAG AATGGAGAAGACCATGAAGCTCTTTGTAAGTTTCCTCCTGTTTATTCTGTCTGTGGAGATTTGCTTGGCTCAACACTGGTCTTATGGCCTGCAACCAGGAGGAAAGCGGGATGCTGAAAATCTGGTAGAATCATTCCAAGAG CTTGCTCGTGAAATGGAAAAAATAGGTGAACTGCAGCATTTCGAATGCACTGGCCCACATCAGCGCTCCATGCTTGGTGGTCTGAAGGGAGCTCTG GCAGGTCTGATTGAAGGAGAAGCGGAGCGAAAGAAGATCTGA